In Desulfovibrio sp. 86, the following proteins share a genomic window:
- the cdaA gene encoding diadenylate cyclase CdaA: MDNIPIEWRDLLDIGVVSVLLYQLIQLVRGSRALAVLTGLGVLTLLFFFAKAMGLYTLNWLLQHIFSSLFILIVVIFQSDIRQALGEMGTRRLFRRKQLLKDGVEEVVMACVEMARLRVGALIVVERSMRLGDMIKREGVRIDAQLSRQLLMNIFYPKAPLHDGAVVISKGRLMAAACILPLAEAKGQSFGTRHRAALGVTLETDAVTIVVSEERGEISVAMKGELMRALDAARLREVLNEVL, from the coding sequence CTGGACAATATACCCATTGAATGGCGCGATCTTCTGGATATAGGCGTGGTCAGCGTGCTTTTGTACCAGCTTATCCAGTTGGTGCGCGGTTCACGCGCCCTGGCTGTGCTGACCGGCCTTGGCGTGCTGACCCTTTTGTTCTTTTTTGCCAAGGCCATGGGGCTGTATACGCTGAACTGGCTTTTGCAGCACATCTTCAGCTCCCTTTTCATCCTTATCGTGGTCATTTTTCAATCCGATATCCGGCAGGCTCTGGGCGAAATGGGCACACGACGTCTGTTCCGCCGAAAGCAGCTTCTGAAGGACGGAGTGGAAGAAGTGGTCATGGCCTGCGTGGAAATGGCCCGCCTGCGTGTGGGCGCGCTTATTGTGGTTGAGCGCAGCATGCGCCTTGGCGATATGATCAAGCGTGAAGGCGTGCGCATTGACGCGCAGCTTTCTCGGCAGCTGCTCATGAACATTTTTTATCCCAAAGCCCCTCTGCACGACGGCGCAGTGGTCATCAGCAAGGGCAGGCTCATGGCCGCCGCCTGTATCCTTCCCCTGGCCGAGGCCAAGGGGCAGAGCTTCGGCACCCGTCACAGGGCGGCTCTCGGAGTGACCTTGGAAACGGACGCCGTAACCATAGTGGTGTCAGAAGAACGGGGCGAAATTTCTGTGGCCATGAAGGGCGAACTTATGCGCGCCCTGGATGCGGCCCGTTTGCGTGAGGTTCTCAATGAAGTCCTCTAG
- a CDS encoding GGDEF domain-containing protein, with protein MACARRPSKTPFDAVRKSGTFLAVFVTSLCCCLVAVFFLVQRQAQVEFSRLENIILAQRDDLKGDISGLLFKTRALAALVVHSDGHVADFDDVARYLAHTRSTDVLALAPAGVISHVYPLKGHEALLGMNLLDFPYGEASAASHDHNGISVFGPLQLPDGTTALVGILPVFLKDDAHQGQFWGTAFIALSFPQLLDVANLGLIEKQGLSYDILSFDRHKDAWRPIAASARPFDEDAPHLNMPLQIFDANWQLRISYNQPWHGFFENWFYIFSATLLSLLLASLAQKNRDLAEAHCRLEEMVYNDTLTGAFNRRGLFHTMAARAAEGQDKKFILYYLDLDRFKDINDTYGHNAGDRVLQHFAAVIQSVAPQGSVFARMGGDEFILVLFSTDTDVQMTAGLDRAAATLARGLPHEGLPESILFSVGRAGYPENGQTLDELLSRADKAMYLDKERRRRHTRQVARQGCAAGCR; from the coding sequence ATGGCATGCGCCCGACGTCCTTCAAAAACACCCTTCGATGCCGTGCGAAAGTCCGGAACCTTTTTGGCGGTATTTGTGACGAGCCTGTGCTGCTGCCTGGTGGCGGTGTTTTTTCTCGTGCAGCGCCAGGCGCAGGTGGAGTTCTCCCGTCTGGAAAATATCATCCTGGCGCAAAGGGATGATCTAAAGGGGGATATCTCCGGTCTGCTGTTCAAAACGCGGGCCCTGGCCGCTCTTGTTGTCCATAGCGACGGGCACGTGGCCGACTTTGACGACGTTGCCCGGTATCTGGCCCATACCAGAAGCACGGATGTCCTGGCGCTGGCTCCAGCCGGTGTCATATCCCATGTGTATCCCCTGAAGGGGCATGAAGCCCTGTTGGGGATGAATCTGCTCGACTTCCCGTATGGCGAAGCCTCTGCCGCCTCTCACGACCATAATGGCATCAGCGTGTTCGGCCCGCTGCAGCTGCCTGACGGCACGACGGCGCTGGTGGGGATTCTGCCGGTGTTTTTGAAGGATGACGCCCATCAGGGGCAGTTCTGGGGCACGGCCTTCATTGCGCTCAGTTTTCCACAACTGCTTGATGTCGCCAATCTTGGCCTCATCGAAAAGCAGGGCCTGAGCTATGATATCCTGAGCTTTGATCGCCACAAAGATGCGTGGAGGCCCATTGCCGCCAGCGCCCGCCCTTTTGATGAAGACGCGCCGCATCTGAACATGCCCTTGCAGATATTTGACGCCAACTGGCAGCTTCGAATCTCCTATAATCAACCATGGCACGGGTTTTTTGAAAACTGGTTCTATATTTTTTCCGCCACGCTGCTCAGCCTTTTGCTTGCCTCGCTTGCCCAGAAAAACCGTGATTTGGCTGAGGCCCACTGCCGCCTTGAAGAAATGGTGTATAACGACACGCTTACCGGCGCCTTCAACAGACGCGGACTTTTTCATACCATGGCGGCCCGTGCGGCGGAAGGACAAGATAAAAAATTCATCTTGTATTACCTGGACTTAGATCGTTTTAAAGATATTAATGATACCTATGGACATAACGCTGGCGACCGAGTATTGCAACATTTCGCGGCTGTCATACAGTCCGTTGCGCCGCAAGGCAGCGTGTTTGCCCGCATGGGCGGCGACGAATTCATTCTGGTGCTGTTCAGCACAGACACAGATGTGCAGATGACTGCCGGGCTGGACAGGGCCGCCGCTACTCTGGCAAGGGGCCTGCCCCATGAGGGGCTGCCCGAGTCTATCCTTTTCAGCGTGGGCAGGGCAGGGTATCCTGAAAACGGGCAAACGCTCGACGAGCTGCTCTCACGGGCCGACAAGGCCATGTATCTGGATAAGGAACGCCGTCGGCGGCACACGCGGCAGGTCGCCCGGCAGGGCTGCGCCGCAGGCTGCCGTTGA
- a CDS encoding CdaR family protein — translation MKSSRSSRRSPHLMSMLVAVLAAVSMWYVVSVRERVEAQLEVTLDYYGIPANLVITDGLINKVMIRLRGPETLLRSVTQGKMIQAVDLSHLKKGVTVVPLTAEHLGPGFRAFELIDVQPPRIVVKADNLIERSVPVRVAVGSSLSNGALTVENVSVTPANVILRGPEAVVEDIASVPVPIQADPKAAGTTVQQVVTLDTPGLVTPIPPTVKVQYSITSGRAGVTRICKVEVLAENRRQFTVTPAEVSVHVEVPEALVKNVQYLKQLEATVSPPDMAEGESRKVEIRFRLPEGMTLLNPGTEEVTVSRKKK, via the coding sequence ATGAAGTCCTCTAGGTCTTCCCGGCGTTCGCCGCATCTTATGTCCATGCTGGTGGCCGTGCTGGCCGCCGTGAGCATGTGGTACGTGGTCAGCGTGCGTGAGCGCGTTGAAGCCCAGCTTGAAGTCACCCTGGACTACTACGGCATACCGGCCAATCTTGTGATTACCGATGGCCTCATAAACAAGGTGATGATTCGCCTGCGCGGGCCGGAAACCCTGTTGCGGTCGGTGACGCAGGGCAAGATGATTCAGGCTGTTGACCTTTCCCATCTCAAAAAGGGCGTCACTGTGGTGCCCCTGACCGCTGAACACCTGGGGCCGGGTTTCCGCGCTTTTGAGCTCATTGACGTACAGCCGCCGCGCATTGTGGTTAAGGCTGACAACCTCATAGAGCGCTCGGTGCCTGTGCGCGTCGCGGTGGGTTCGTCCCTGAGCAACGGCGCGCTGACGGTGGAAAACGTCAGCGTTACTCCGGCCAACGTCATTTTGCGCGGCCCTGAGGCCGTGGTGGAAGACATTGCCAGCGTGCCCGTGCCCATCCAGGCGGACCCCAAGGCCGCCGGCACCACCGTGCAGCAGGTGGTTACGCTGGACACGCCAGGGCTTGTCACCCCCATACCGCCGACGGTCAAGGTGCAGTACAGCATCACAAGCGGCCGCGCTGGAGTGACGCGGATCTGCAAGGTGGAAGTTCTGGCTGAAAACCGCCGTCAGTTCACGGTGACGCCAGCGGAAGTCAGCGTGCACGTTGAGGTGCCGGAGGCTCTGGTCAAAAACGTCCAGTACCTCAAGCAGCTGGAAGCTACGGTCAGCCCGCCCGATATGGCTGAAGGGGAGAGCCGTAAGGTTGAGATACGCTTTCGCCTGCCGGAAGGCATGACGCTCTTGAACCCTGGCACAGAAGAAGTTACGGTAAGCCGCAAGAAAAAATAG